In Cervus canadensis isolate Bull #8, Minnesota chromosome 7, ASM1932006v1, whole genome shotgun sequence, the DNA window TATATTTTAAGGAATTAATATTTGATTAAAAGTCAACTcatgcacatcaaaggaaactgtaaacaaggtaaaaagacaaccctcagaatggaagaaaatagtttcaaatgaagcaactgacgaaggagtaatctccaaaatatacaagcagctcatgcagctcaatatcagaaaacaagacaatgaaaaaacgggcagaggacctgaacagacattgctccaaagaagacatacaggtggccaacaaacacatgaaaagatgctcaacatcattacttattagagaaatgcaaatcaaaaccacaatgagatatcaccacacaccagtcagaatggccatcatcaaaaagtctacagacaataaatgctagagaggatatggagaaaagggaaccctcttgtactgttggtgggaatacaaacagATACAGTCACTACAGAGAATggtatgaagattcctttaaaaactagaaataaaactatcatatgacccggcaattccactactgggcatataccctgagaaaaccataattgaaaaagtcACATGGACCctaatgctcactgcagcactatttacaataaccaggacttggaagcaacctagatgtccactgagagatgaatggataaagaagttgtggtacaaatTGTCCACAATATGcaatatatgcaatatatgttGTATAAAATATTAccaagccataaaaaggaatgaatttgagtcaattcAAATGAGATGAACCTAGAGAGcatgttatacagagtgaagtaagtcagagaaaaacaaaaatagtatcttaatgcatatatatatgtgaaatctagaagaCTGGCACGGATGGTCCTAtctgcagagcaggaatagagatgcagatgtggaGGACGgtcttgtggacacagaggggaaggagagggtgggacaaatttagagagtagcattgatgtttatacactactatgtgtaaaacagatagctagtgggaggctgctctatgacacagggagcccagtctgctgctctgtgatgacctagagggatgggatgggggcgAGGATGGGAgggaagacatatatatatacatttattctgATTCTTGTTGAAGTACAGCAGAACcagtgcaacattgtaaagcaattatcctccagttaaaatttttttttttaaagtcgaCTCACATTGCAACAGACAAGGAAAATATATCAACTCTATCTTGTCAGTTACTATCTCTGCAAAAATGTTGCTCTActgctatacatatatatgtactagAGTTGCAAAATGGCAAACTGTCACAGTTTTCCTGGGACTGAAAGATTTCCTGGGGCTCTCAGTACTAAAACTGGGTTAGTCCTAGGCAAACCAGGACAGTTGGTCACTCTAGCATACACAcctaatgttttatattttgtaagtgtaatgtattatgtattaattatacacatatttttctctGAATAACGTGCATGATTCTTTTACTGTGCTATAATAAGATGATGCCCTCAGTAACCATCCTGGTTAGTGACTCTTTGCCAATGCGCTAGACTAAGTCAGCATGctgatatttctttttagatattttaatctCAGTTTCACACATTTCTTACTTCCTCCTTTTCTTGACGCTGTGTATTCTATAATTCACTAAATGCTATTAGCGTAAAGAAAAATTTAGCCAGCTTCCTGAaatttgtaaaatgtattttgtacATGTAGTCTATCAGTATTTTGAAGGAATAAAGTACCTGGtcttctttattaaaaagaaaaattgctccACTGGATCAGGATTAGATTAAGTGGTCAACCAATAGTGGACTGAAGAAGATAAAactgtatgtgtattttttttttttttttttgtaaaagaagTGCAGGGACAGGCAGCCTAGGGCTGTCAAGACAGGTTCATAATATTAAAGACCTAAGCTTATTCTATATTGTTGTGCTAAATCTGAGATGTTTGCTGAAATTCTAGCCATTTCTACCATATTGCAATCAATCAGatagaggaagagatagggaagcACATTCAGTATTTCACCATCAGCCAGAATTTAGTCATTTGACCACATCTAGTTTTGCACTTGATACTGGAAAATAGAAACTTTACTCCAAGTGGCCATACATAccattaaaaaatcagaattctgTTTCTTAGGTAAAAGAGGGGAAACAGAGGGGACAATTGGAAGTCTTTAGAATACTTATTCAGATTGGGTGTAGATGAAATTTCTACTTTTGTAACCCAGTGGttgctttattcttttccagtttgtttcttctctgccttcaaCATGTTATTcctgttaaaaatgtaaaagttccCTTACATTTAACTTTATCAGCATATGAGTTTGCATACCTCTTGGCTGGCATCAGTTAGGGTCTCTTGAACAGTTGTAATACATGAGCCAATGtggaaaagaattgaaagcatgcCTAACTCTCTGCTGAAGGTTTGGTCAAGTATTTCCTCCTCTAGCATTTGGagtcatatcagttcagttcagtcactcagtcatgtccgactctttgcaaccccatgaatcgcagcacgccaggcctccctgtccatcaccagctcctggagtccacccaaatccatgtccattgagtcagtgatgccatccagccatctcatcctctgccatctccttttcctcctgcccccaattcttcccagcattaggatcttttccaatgagttaactcttcgcatgaggtggccaaagtactggagtttcagcttcagcatcagtccttccagtgaacacccaggactgatctcctttaggatggactggttgggtcttctagcagtccaagggactctcaagagtcttctccaacaccatatatAGACAGTGGCTAATCAGGGACTTGCATATGACCATTGTGCCTGAAATCTTGAAATATGTAATTTCCAAGGGTATGAGACTGACTTGTGACCACAAACTTGGGAATGATTTCCTTTGAGACATTTCAACCTGGTTTTGTGAGTCTCATGAGAAGGGTGAAGCTATACAGATACCTTGAATATCTTCAAAGATTCCTGGATTTATAGAATTTCACTGCTGAAAGATACTACATGTTCAACCCCCTCCTTTTACTGAGAAATTCCAGAGTTCAGTAACCTAAGGTCTAGGCTGTTGTTTAGTttttaagtcatgtccagctcctttgcaaccccatagactatatagccGACCACACtgctcgtccatgggatttcccaggcatgaatactggagtgggttgccattctgcaGGGGAtcgtcttttgcattggcaggcagattccttaccactgagcccccagagaagcccagggaccAGGCTAGTTCATTAAAAAATGTGGTTTGATAATTACTATTGGTTCTCTTCTCCAAACCTCATGAACAGGAAATGACTTGTGGTTGTTCAGGCCCTATCTTTAGGCAGACACATCATCACCAGGGTTCTACTATGTTCCCTACTGATGTTCAGAAGTGGCTTTGAGATGTTGCACAATCAGCCCTTGCACGGCATCCGCAGGAGGAGAACATTAGTGTGGTAGGGAGTCACCTCCCCATCTACAAGATGACGGGCTTTGACTGTCCTCTCCTTTATGCATAAGTAAGAGAATGGGATATGTGTTAAGGGCAGAAGTCATTGtttcttttccacatttttaGATCTCCCTTATAATAGTCCCATgagtcccaggtggctcagtggtaaagaatccccctgccaaagcaggaaactcaggttcagtccctgagtggggaagatcccttggagaaggaagtagcagtctactccagtattcttgcctgggaaatctcatggacagaggagcctggtgggctacagtgctggggtcacaaaagagtcggtcaagcttagtgactaaataataacCACAATAACAATCCTAAGTCATCTCCTGCAGGCATCATGTGAATCTGAGAACTTTGATAATTCATACTTTTTCTCAATATATACATGGGACAGAAAGTTGTgtatgttcacagcatcatcaaaTTGGAAGGAATCATTTCTTCAATTCCTTGATCTCTCAGTTGAGAAAACTAAAACCCAGAGAGATGAATTGACTTAGCTAAGATCATCTTTCTTGCTTATGACTTATAGAAAGCCAATGCTTAAAACAATTCTATAGTTTGTTTCTAacaatactgttgttgtttagtcactaagttgtgtccaactcttttgtgaccccatgaactgtagcccgccaggcggctcagtccatgggatttcccaggcaagaatattggagtgggttaccatttccttctccaggggatcttccaacccaggaatcaaacccaagtctcctgcattgtaggcatattctttaccactgagccaccagggaaactcctttAACAATACTAACCATTACTATTTACATAGTAGATTAGCATCTGAAAACTAGTGTTTGCTTTagataaaaaaaatgagaagtgcGGATTTGCTCccagacattttaaatatatacttagaTGACATGGActagttttataaaatattttatttacagtagaactttacaaaaatagtcttaataaaattaatacaaaaccATTTTACAATATAACTTATATAACTATCTCCTCAAAAAATGACATTTGATTATAACACATAAACTACATGTGTATTTGTTAAGTCACATTGTAGTATAAATATGTTTTATCATCATTTTTTCATAATAAGGCATATACCAATGAACAATGGacaacaaattttattttgttattcttcCAATGTAAAATTCATCTCTGGCCAAAATGAAATTAatcaaagaaaagtaaaacaattgTCCTTCTGTTCATTCATACATTCCTTTTTAATTATTGGAGAGTTTATCTGACAAAGACACAGCATTAATCTGAAAGCACCATGGCATAAAATCTAGTGACAATATCCCCAAAAGCCTTCTCCAATGTCTCCCCTTCAACTGTTTACTCAGTATTTTGCCAAGATAAATAAAGATTGATCTCAACCCTCTCCTTCATTAGTCTCAAGTGTTCTTAATATGCATTCAGGTTTTTAGACCTTCCCAACTGGCATATGTTTAAAATGTGAGATTATTTCTTTGGCTTCAAGTCGAGTTTCACAGCCCTTAAGAAACATACTGTGCTCCCCCGTGGGGCTGAATCTCTGTGACTCCCCACCCAACCACATTGCCCCGGATGTGACAGGACTCTGCCCCTCCGGCCCCTCTTATCTCTTCGTTGCTGAGAACACTATCCCAGATATTGAAGCCTGTGAGTCTGCCAGAAAAGGCAAATGCTTCATCAAAGCCACCACCCACGCAGCACCCGTTCTTTTCTTGCCCAATCTGCAGGATTCCTCCCTCAGGAACCACGTGACCTGTGGCCATATCGACAGTGGTGGCCACCAAGTCACCGTTCACCCACAAGGTCATGTGCCCTTTCTTTGAATTCCAGGTGCCGCACAGATGGGTCCACGTTCCTAGGGAAATCACAGCATCAGCGACCAGTCTGTTTTCCTCTCCACCCACCACAAGCGTTATGGACTGATAGCTGAGGTACAGCTGGATCTCATATGGATTCCTCTTTGTGCCATAGGAAAACAGGACTGTTTTGTTTAATACTTCTGTGGCTTTGACCCAAATGCAGGCACTGAAAGTCTCAAGTTTCATAGGTGTCACCGGATGCACGCTTGCAAAAATCTTCTTGGAACGCATGGGGAATAAAATGGCTGTTTCACAACCTAGAGTGGCAAGAAAGTAAGAATatgagagaaaatacaaattcatTTTGAAGTGATTCTGGCAGTTAGGTATTTTAGGATGGACCTTTAATGACTACAACTGAAAACTACATGCAGCAATATGTTATGACTTGAGGGGCCCAAGGGTAATCTGTATAGTGCAAGGAAAGCAGGAATAAGGAAATCCAACTGTCTCATTAAGGGAAGCATTTAAATGGAAAAGAAGGCACACAGAGAAATAGTGAAACTGGGTTCGAACTTGGGCACTTGGGCACCTGATGCTAAgcgctgactcactggaaaagaccctgatgctgggaaaggttgaggacagaaggagaagggagtgacagaggatgagatggttggatagcatcactgactcaatggacatgagtttgagcaaactctgggagatagtgaaggacagggaagcccagcatgctgcagtccatggggtcgcaaagagttggacatgacttaacaactgaacaacaacaacaattctggCTGCAGGAGCCACAACCCTAACCAGCACACTGCACTGCCTCTTAGTGGTAGGAGAACCCCTGGGTTTGGCTAAAAGAACTGGAATTCAGTTTGTTTTACTACTAGCAAGCAGTGTAGCTTTTGATGAGCCCCACAATCTCTCTAGGCTTGATAGTTATCTGTCAAaggctcttcccttctcctcctaaatTCTGCAAGTCTGTAAGCAACAAGTATGTAACATTTGAGAAGAGCTTTGTAGACCAAGAGTGaaagagtgaagttgctcagtcatgtccactctttgcgatcccatggactgtagcctaccaggctcctctgtccacggaattttccaggcaagagtagtggagtgggttgtcatttctttctccaggagatcttcctgacccagggattgaatccaggtctcccgcattgcaggcagacacttaaccctctgagccaccagggatactTTGTAGACCAAAGATATGCTTAAAAATTCTCACTTTGTCCAAATGCTTAAAGTACTATGTAAGCCCTAACTGAAAATCTTTAAGGAAGAGTGAATTCTTCTGAGGAGCTGGATGAAGGACATATTTCCACTAATACACACTTTGAAGGAGACTTTCAAACTTGAGGGGTGGGAGCTCCCACCTCTGTCCATCTCCATGTAACATGGTCAGTCAGGGAGCTGCAGATGCTGAAGTGAAGACCTTTCAGGTGTCTCTGGGAAATAATATGCTAAAAGCTTTAATAAGTGAGCTGTGCCTAGTGCTGAactcaaatatatacatataaaagaccaattaaagaattttttaaaaatctaagttagggcttggaaaaggaaatggcaacccagtccagtatattcttgcctgggaaatccgatggacagagaagcttggtggtctatagtccatggggtcacaaaagagttggacatgacttagcgactaaacaacaacaaaaattagggCTAAGTGTTCACTTTATAACAACCTTTTAAAGAAGATTTATCATAAGatagctttaaaaaacaaattcccaGAGCATTTGAAGACTAAGTGGTAAATAAGACTTGCAGGAACCAAATGTCCATGTGAAGTGTGGTAAACTAAGTTAACCGTCTACAAGTGGCTGAGAGGTGGGCTCCAACCCCAAAAAATTAAGCAGATGGACCTTATCCTTTTGAAATAGTCAAAGAAGATATTGAGGTTCAGAAATTCCTATACATCACACTAAAGCACAAAATTGGTCCTGCCATACTTTGGTATTAACTTTTTCCCTGAATAATTTGAatttctaaagattttttaaaattaatttttaatgaggcattgattctttttgaaaatgaaattggtAGATGCATACTTTTCTAGCTGTTATTTAAATCAAACAAAGATCATGGAACAAAAGATCACCATATGCTTGGGCATTTTAGATACTGTCTAATGTTTCAGTAAAACAGTGTTCAGAGAGAGCGCCTACTGCAATCTAATTAACTGATTTCCTGTTTAAATAAGCCCAGGCAGTCAGGATTGCATTCCAAAGCCTTCCTTGATCGCCTCTCAGAGACCCAGCTTCCCCTCTAGGCTGCACTGGTTATGTAAGTTCAATGAGTAGAACTGCATGTTGGCAAGTTTTTTCTGTGGCTTCTTTTGGGGGTCGGTGGTTGAGACTCTTGATGTGTCTTTAAAATGTCAGAAACTCTCTCATGAAATGGCTTTTAACTAATAggttttttctgattatattatCAAAgaccaaacaaaattaaaaccagGTTCTTAAGAGGCTGACAACAGAATGATTAGGAATCCCTTAGGAGCCAAGCTGGCAGGAAGCCGAGAGAGGAAAAATCAAAGCATGTGGGTAAATGCATGAATGGATGTAATAAGAATTAACACTTCTGAATTCAGAAATACATCCTTCTTCTGCTCTAACTAGTATGCAGAGTAGAGCTGAAAGTTAGCATAACtcttcagttttcccagtacaTGATATGTACAGTGATTTTACATGGCTTGCAAAAGACAAGAAATTTCATCCATTAAAACTGCCAGAGAATTATAGTTTGTCCTGTCACCTACACTAAGGATCTactgtatgtttattttatgatttccccCCCTCTGAAGCCCtacctaatattaaaaaaaaaaaaacaaaaaaaaaacacaacatactCTGTACTGATAAACAGTCCTCAATTATTTAGCCAAGACTGGTATTTTGGTATGGTTTCtgcaattttaaatgaaatatgctCTCAAATATGCTTGATTCTGCCTCCTACCCCATATAGTAAGAGTTGCTTTATTGGACATAAAGAAGGGATGGTTTGTAATTGTTTTCTGTTCATAAGTTGCTTATGAACAGGGAagagtgtattttatattttcttacctAGGACACGGATTTTCTAATATAACCCACAACAGATTGTTATAGCACCATTTCTTAGAAATTCTGACTTATAAAGGAGTGTTCTTCACTCCAAACCTTCTCTATATTTCCTTGAGgcatctttaaaatgtattattttgggCCCACATATGTTTGGAAGTTCACTAGTATCACATGGGACTTTGACAGGTTGCATCTGGTTTGAACTGCCTCTCTTCTGTTTCACCCTGATCCTCCACATCCCCGGAGGTACTGCGTGGATGCCAACTAGCTCCTACATCTGACTGTCCCACTGTGGACCCCTCAGCTGCTGGTTTATTCCAAACTtcactcctggagctcactctgGAGCTCATTTCACAGACCCTGGGGGCTCGGGGTGGGGGCCTTGGGAGATCAGATTCAACCTCAAGTCTCTTGTTTGGAACTGATAGGGAGGAGGGGCCAGCCCAGAGACTGGAAAACGTTCCTAAAAATTAGGCTGAGTCCGGAAATAGCGCGGGGAACCAGAGCTCccttaaagagagagagaggcaggctaAAATTAGAAGAAGTGGAAATCCCTAACGGAGGGACGCTGGACATTGAGAGCGGTCACCCTTATAACTGGCCAATAGAGTTCTTCTAACGCCTGGTCGGATCAAGTGTCAGTCTGGAGGCCCTTGAGGTCTATTTCAAGACTGTGGTGGTTCCCTACACAGCTATCTTCTGGGTTCCTCGGGACTGAAGACTGACTACTTTTGAAAGCAATTTTCCCGCCCTTTATGGTGTATTCTGAGCTCTGTGACCGCGCATGCTGAAACAGAAGGGTGTGAGCCGATGTGTTTCCTCCCACTAAAGCCTCCCCTTAGAGGCTTGGTTGGCTGACTCGGTTTCCCGCAAGCCGCGCTTTGAGAACGAAGCCGCGCAGGGGTCCCCACCGGTTTCCGCGTCCTTACCTGCCGGCAGCCAGCGGCTGGCTGCCCAGCCTTGCACAGCTCGGAGGTCGGCCCGCGTCCGCCGCAGCTCCTCCAGCACGGTGCCCAGGGTCCGCCACGCCTCCTCCTGCGGCCGCCGCGCCCCGGCCTCTTCCAGGCGAGCCAGCCGGCGGCCCGCATCACGGCTCGCCTGCAACAGCTCGTCCAGCGCCCGGGCCAGCTTGGCCTCGGCGGGGGCCTCCGGCGCGCACGGCCTCTGCAGGCTGCCCGCCAGCCGGCCCAGCTCGGCCCGCAGCTTCTGGAGCTCGCCCCGGATCACGTCGTCGGTGGCCTGCAGCAGCATGCTCTCCCGCATCTGCGAGTTCTCCAGCATGACGAAGAGCTTGTCCCACTCGGAGTTCTCACGACTGCAGTCGCACGGCGTGGCTAGAGCGGGGAACATACACGCATTACCGACCTGATCCTCCCTCGGGTGTTCTTTGTAAAATGCCGAGCTACCTCGATTATCGCCAAGTGACAGCCCGTCCCCAGTACCCCCTTCCCTTTAAGGAAACCTGCAAAAACCTTGCAAGTTCATAAGCTGAACTCGATGAAATTGCCGTTCATGGAGCTCAAAGCAGGCGAATACCGGCAATTTCATACAATTTGACCCGTTATGTATCTGAGAGAAGTAACTTTTTGAAACCTCCTTGCCTAACGtgcttttctcttttgcaaaactcttttttgctgttgttgttgtttattgcattggcaataaaatatatgtataatacttAGACCTAAGGAGGTAGATATGTAGTTAAGGGTTAGCAGAGAAACAGTTAAAATGAACTTACGGTCCTCAGTGGGATGGAGTCCATTGTCTATTTCGTTGTCCAAATTCACATACATGAGCTCATAATCATCTGAGTTCTCCGCCGACACCGCAGACCAGAGAGCGCAGAACAGAATCACGGGGAGATGCATGGCCGCAGAGACAAGTTCTTCCCACCGCCGAGAGGGGACGAGCCAAGAGGCTCTCAGAGTGCAGAAGGAGCGGAGGAGAGCGCGAGTGAGAGGCAGGAGCTGAGCGCCCTTAATAAATGCTGGGGAAAGTCTGAATGGGGATGAATGAGTAATGCCAGTGGCACTGCCTTAGCGGGAGTTCCCCAgattttgggggggagggggctgggggagggagggggaaagggatGTGGGCGACGTTACACAATAGTAAACCGCAAAGGTTTACAGTACAGTCAGATTAATTGGAGGAGGGTCAGAGGGGAAAGAACGGGGAGACCAGGCTACGGACTGTCTCCCTCTGGGGATTAGCTGTTGTAACTTGAATTGGTGGTACTGAAGGATGAGAGGGACATAGAGATTTAGGGGAATAGATTTAGGGGAATAGATTCAGCAGGCATAGAGGTGTGAAAACAAGAGCATCATCCCAGCATTTTGTGTGCGCTTTCATTATTTCACAACCCTTTAtgcatagaaaacattttttcacttttttgtgtgtgcagtTTTATAGGTCTAAGATGTGAAAGTTACTTTCTGATTTCAAGATAAACCAACACAGTAAGAATTTGTATGGTTCTAGAAGCCAAATCCATTCCAAGTCCTTCCATCTTTAATCCTTCTGGAGTTCCAACTGTACTTTTATAAACATACTTTTTAATGAGAAACACAGCAAAACTAGTAAACCTAAAATAAGGAGGAGTTTGGGGAAAGGAATAAACTGATTTTTTAGGTGTGTTTCTTTTCATAATCTATTATGATGATATCTTATTTCACTAGGTTCAGAGTCAAagatcatgtttttaaaataaatttagggaTTCCTGCTTCTGCCAGTATATGGAGGTCTCTGTAAGCTGAAAACTCTGCtgaaaaaaaacctagaaatgtGTTTACATTTgagtaataatttaaaactttaaatgtacAAATAAGTTCCCAATAAAGTAAGGACAATATCCAGAGGCCAaaatatgctaagttgcttcagtcatgtccaactcttggtgaccctttgtgggctgcagcccctctaggctcctctgtccatggaatttcccaggcaagaatactggagtgagttgccacgccctttccaggagatcatcctgacccagggatcaaacccacatctcttatgtttctttcataggcaggcgggttctttaccactaatgccacctgccCAAAGAGAGGGAACCAAAAACTGGCCAGTGAACCCATGAGCTGAATCTACACCGCCCCTGCCCCACTCACACACCAGGGGAGGTGAAGGGGGAAGAGATGGTATCAGTTCTGTGTTAACTAAGTGTTAAAGGCCACAAGGCTTAGGTCAGGGTGTCGAGTTACTTACTAGATTTCAAT includes these proteins:
- the PTX3 gene encoding pentraxin-related protein PTX3, which gives rise to MHLPVILFCALWSAVSAENSDDYELMYVNLDNEIDNGLHPTEDPTPCDCSRENSEWDKLFVMLENSQMRESMLLQATDDVIRGELQKLRAELGRLAGSLQRPCAPEAPAEAKLARALDELLQASRDAGRRLARLEEAGARRPQEEAWRTLGTVLEELRRTRADLRAVQGWAASRWLPAGCETAILFPMRSKKIFASVHPVTPMKLETFSACIWVKATEVLNKTVLFSYGTKRNPYEIQLYLSYQSITLVVGGEENRLVADAVISLGTWTHLCGTWNSKKGHMTLWVNGDLVATTVDMATGHVVPEGGILQIGQEKNGCCVGGGFDEAFAFSGRLTGFNIWDSVLSNEEIRGAGGAESCHIRGNVVGWGVTEIQPHGGAQYVS